Below is a genomic region from Deltaproteobacteria bacterium.
CTGGCCACCGCGTCGGGCTCATAGTGCGTCATGTCCGTGCTCGCTACGAGCGTGACATCCTTTTCATATTCCACAACGGACTTCGCGATTGCCATGCCCAGCTGTCTGCACTCCTCGACCGAGAGGCTCTTCAGCGCTATCGGCACGAAATCGAACGTGTCCTTGAAGTGGTAAATAAAGGGAAGCTGGACCTCGAGGGAATGCTCGTATGTGTGGGCGCTGTAGTCTTCTGCAACGATTCCGCTGTTGTTTTTTATCAGGTCTGCCAGGTGCTCGTTAATGGCTATTTCCCCGAAGGGGATGGTCCAGGACCCACGGCTCATGATGGCGCACTTTTCTCCCATGCCGGAGTGGTTCGGGCACAAGATGATACAGGTGTCATGCAATCTTACACCGGCGTAGAGGGAACCCGCCACGCCCCCTGAATACACGTACCCGGCGTGAGGGGAAATCAGGGCGATTGCATCTTCCTTTTCCGTCACCTGCGGGCAAAGCCTGTCGAGCTCCTTCTGAAGCTGCCCGGGGTCTGATGGGTAGAACTGTCCGGCCACGTAAGGTTTTCTTCTCATCATTCCTCCTGGCAATGGCCCGGTGTTAAAAAAAAAATTAACAGATGTTTTAATATGTTAATTTATTAGGCAGAGGAAAACAACCGTGTGACCCCGGGTGTGTATCCTTGTTGACAGGGTGAATCTATTTCATTAATATTTACATTCAAATTTTCATGAGGGTGAAATGTACATATGCGTCTCTAACATACCCCCGGAGGGATACCAGGTGCAAAAGGGGCAAACCCCCGGGGTGGAATTGGATTTTGAGGGCAGGGAACTGTTTCC
It encodes:
- the amrB gene encoding AmmeMemoRadiSam system protein B, producing MRRKPYVAGQFYPSDPGQLQKELDRLCPQVTEKEDAIALISPHAGYVYSGGVAGSLYAGVRLHDTCIILCPNHSGMGEKCAIMSRGSWTIPFGEIAINEHLADLIKNNSGIVAEDYSAHTYEHSLEVQLPFIYHFKDTFDFVPIALKSLSVEECRQLGMAIAKSVVEYEKDVTLVASTDMTHYEPDAVAREKDSMAIERILQLDPQGLYTTVRDRGISMCGYIPTTVVIHGAVELGARSANLVKYATSGEVSGDFQQVVGYAGIYLK